The following proteins are co-located in the Micromonospora coriariae genome:
- a CDS encoding PadR family transcriptional regulator codes for MMILGLVRWMQPVHGYDVRRELLSWGADKWANVQPGSIYHALRKLTEEGLLRAVATEQVGARPARTTYEVTPVGEDEFQGLLRGFWWGLSEPLDPFSAAFGFLPALPRSEAAAALRNRANLLRASVASMRASLESDWIRKSKPVHVAWLFELWSERAEAELGWCERIADRIESGVSYLPAELENAEGWTGWNDGVPDAK; via the coding sequence TTGATGATCCTCGGTCTGGTGCGGTGGATGCAGCCCGTGCACGGCTACGACGTACGCCGTGAGCTGCTGAGCTGGGGTGCCGACAAGTGGGCGAACGTGCAGCCCGGCTCGATCTACCACGCCCTGCGCAAGCTCACCGAGGAAGGTCTGCTCCGCGCCGTCGCGACCGAGCAGGTCGGTGCCCGTCCGGCCCGGACCACGTACGAGGTGACGCCGGTGGGGGAGGACGAGTTCCAGGGCCTGCTGCGGGGCTTCTGGTGGGGCTTGTCCGAGCCGCTGGACCCGTTCTCCGCGGCGTTCGGCTTTCTGCCGGCGCTGCCCCGCTCCGAGGCGGCGGCGGCCCTGCGTAACCGGGCCAACCTGCTGCGCGCCAGCGTCGCCTCGATGCGGGCCTCGCTGGAGTCCGACTGGATACGCAAGAGCAAGCCGGTGCACGTCGCCTGGTTGTTCGAACTCTGGTCCGAGCGGGCGGAGGCGGAGTTGGGCTGGTGCGAGCGGATCGCGGACCGGATCGAATCCGGTGTGTCGTACCTCCCTGCTGAACTGGAGAACGCGGAGGGTTGGACCGGCTGGAACGACGGCGTGCCAGACGCGAAATAA
- a CDS encoding GuaB1 family IMP dehydrogenase-related protein, with amino-acid sequence MQFLHGAVPAHDLTYTDVFMAPARSDLGSRLDVDLSTGDGTGTTIPLVVSNMTAVAGRRMAETVARRGAIAVIPQDIPIEVVANVVAWVKQRHLVYDTPITLGPTETVGDAIHLLPKRSHGAVIVVDEAGRPMGVVTEADTMGVDRFAQLRHVMSTELHTVPADADPRTGFDLLSAGRRRLAPVVDADGRLVGVLTRQGALRATLYTPAVDDRGRLRIAAAVGINGDVTGKAAALLEAGVDTLVVDTAHGHQARMISALQAVRKLDPGVPIAAGNVVTAEGVRDLVEAGADIIKVGVGPGAMCTTRMMTGVGRPQFSAVLDCSAAARDLGRHVWADGGVRHPRDVALALAAGASNVMIGSWFAGTYESPGDLYTDADGRRYKESFGMASARAVSARTADDSPYDRARKAVFEEGISSARMYLDPARPGVEDLIDEIIAGVRSAFTYAGARDLAQFHERAVVGVQSAAGFTEGMPLPTSW; translated from the coding sequence GTGCAGTTCCTTCACGGCGCGGTCCCCGCGCACGACCTGACCTACACCGACGTCTTCATGGCGCCGGCCCGCTCCGACCTGGGCTCCCGGCTCGATGTCGACCTGTCCACCGGCGACGGCACGGGCACCACCATCCCGTTGGTGGTGTCGAACATGACCGCTGTCGCCGGTCGGCGGATGGCCGAGACGGTGGCCCGGCGCGGCGCGATCGCCGTGATCCCGCAGGACATCCCGATCGAGGTGGTGGCGAACGTCGTCGCCTGGGTCAAGCAGCGGCACCTGGTCTACGACACGCCGATCACCCTGGGCCCGACCGAGACCGTGGGTGACGCCATCCACCTGCTGCCGAAGCGCTCGCACGGCGCGGTGATCGTGGTCGACGAGGCCGGCCGGCCGATGGGCGTGGTCACCGAGGCGGACACCATGGGCGTGGACCGGTTCGCCCAGTTGCGGCACGTGATGTCCACCGAGCTGCACACCGTCCCGGCGGACGCCGACCCGCGTACCGGCTTCGACCTGCTCTCCGCGGGCCGACGCCGGCTCGCCCCGGTGGTGGACGCCGACGGCCGACTGGTCGGGGTGTTGACCCGTCAGGGCGCGTTGCGCGCCACGCTCTACACGCCGGCGGTGGACGACCGGGGTCGGCTACGTATCGCGGCCGCGGTCGGGATCAACGGGGACGTCACCGGCAAGGCCGCCGCGCTGCTGGAGGCGGGGGTGGACACCCTGGTCGTGGACACCGCGCACGGCCACCAGGCCCGGATGATCTCGGCGCTGCAGGCGGTCCGCAAGCTGGACCCGGGGGTGCCGATCGCGGCCGGCAACGTGGTGACCGCCGAGGGGGTACGCGACCTGGTCGAGGCGGGTGCCGACATCATCAAGGTCGGCGTCGGCCCGGGGGCGATGTGCACCACCCGGATGATGACCGGCGTGGGCCGACCCCAGTTCTCCGCCGTGCTCGACTGCTCGGCGGCGGCCCGCGACCTCGGCCGGCACGTCTGGGCCGACGGCGGCGTACGGCACCCTCGTGACGTGGCCCTCGCGCTCGCCGCCGGCGCCTCGAACGTGATGATCGGCTCGTGGTTCGCCGGCACCTACGAGTCCCCGGGCGACCTGTACACCGACGCCGACGGTCGGCGGTACAAGGAGAGCTTCGGGATGGCTTCGGCTCGGGCGGTCAGTGCCCGTACCGCCGATGACAGCCCGTACGACCGCGCCCGCAAGGCGGTGTTCGAGGAGGGCATCTCCTCGGCCCGGATGTACCTGGACCCGGCCCGGCCCGGCGTCGAGGACCTGATCGACGAGATCATCGCCGGGGTACGCAGCGCCTTCACCTACGCCGGCGCGCGGGACCTGGCGCAGTTCCACGAGCGGGCGGTCGTCGGCGTGCAGAGCGCCGCCGGCTTCACCGAGGGGATGCCGCTGCCCACCAGCTGGTGA
- a CDS encoding TetR/AcrR family transcriptional regulator, producing the protein MTGTRAYHHGDLRNALLAAAVEAIEEVGPAALSLRDLARRAGVSHAAPAHHFGDKAGLLTALAAQGFDLLAQKLSAPDNLLDAGVAYVDFAVRHRAHFEVMFRPELYRADDAELVAARGRSGAALRSGVTALPANDPGADPERDALAAWSIVHGFATLWLAGALPPRVGDDPREAARAVVSRLFRRADLGDR; encoded by the coding sequence ATGACCGGAACGCGCGCCTACCACCACGGCGACCTACGCAACGCCCTGCTCGCCGCCGCGGTGGAAGCGATCGAGGAGGTGGGACCGGCCGCGCTGAGCCTGCGCGACCTGGCCCGCCGAGCCGGCGTCTCGCACGCCGCGCCCGCCCACCACTTCGGCGACAAGGCCGGGTTGCTCACCGCGCTGGCCGCCCAGGGCTTCGACCTGTTGGCGCAGAAGCTGAGCGCGCCCGACAACCTGTTGGACGCCGGTGTCGCGTACGTCGACTTCGCCGTCCGGCACCGCGCGCACTTCGAGGTGATGTTCCGGCCCGAGCTCTACCGGGCCGACGACGCCGAGCTGGTCGCCGCCCGGGGACGCTCGGGCGCCGCGCTCCGTTCCGGCGTGACCGCCCTACCGGCCAACGACCCCGGCGCCGACCCCGAGCGGGACGCACTCGCCGCCTGGTCGATCGTGCACGGCTTCGCCACCCTGTGGCTCGCCGGCGCGCTGCCGCCCCGGGTCGGCGACGACCCACGCGAGGCGGCCCGCGCGGTGGTGAGCCGGCTCTTCCGCCGAGCCGACCTTGGCGACAGGTAA